A stretch of the Vibrio aphrogenes genome encodes the following:
- a CDS encoding YoaH family protein — protein sequence MFDDLPTLTHAEQQAAVEEIQKLMQQGISTAEAIKIVAEKIRNEKSKAE from the coding sequence ATGTTTGATGATTTACCAACACTGACACATGCGGAACAACAAGCAGCGGTAGAAGAAATTCAAAAGCTTATGCAACAAGGTATCAGTACAGCAGAAGCAATTAAAATCGTCGCTGAAAAAATCCGTAATGAAAAATCAAAGGCTGAATGA